In one Myotis daubentonii chromosome 1, mMyoDau2.1, whole genome shotgun sequence genomic region, the following are encoded:
- the BEGAIN gene encoding brain-enriched guanylate kinase-associated protein isoform X1, whose amino-acid sequence MWTGGRRPGRLRRAASAADMDKLRLRSPWVPSCLGQSCTLQGRRTRSSPSLWDSVLQEQKSELRKRLSYTTHRLQKLESEFGSTRSYLEVELRRAQEELEKVTLKLRRSGIQSNYMSLQRINRELEQKLYRMGKHYDEEKRALSHEIVALNNHLLEAKMTIDKLAEDNELYRKDCNLAAQLLQCSQTYGRVHKVSELPAEFQERLSLHLEKHGCSMPSSHCRPGSVPLCVIAKVLEKPEPSSLSSPLSMSVSVSDASTRDLAFREGMPKSSLLPPYKEDAYCSDSALFCPESRDRDRRPSVDAVASDMSFLQTQNSTDSACGEEEAGAAAYPEAYPEEEFRREAFPSYTASLPTSSSYSSFSATSEEREHGEASTMTASQRAVYLDGREQLFQRQPAPTYQSSRPYAKASGALLEAPVPPEFELETTFPSYQAEPFSLQAVPKTLVSPNLWSLRAKSPSSRMPRGEARSPREQWRPVHVEEMGAHAFPVPSRRLSPRSFSQRHYASVAHGRASPLYASYKADNFSEDDDFSQGHLAESCFLGACGSAKPMPSYAASEDDGDRPQGQLCGVASPEPDSLFGSRDSFEPSSMEGSPEMHPAARRNPQAAFSRSRSSGLSRKDSLTKAQLYGTLLN is encoded by the exons CGTGTTGCAGGAGCAGAAGAGCGAGCTGCGCAAGCGGCTGTCCTACACCACGCACAGGCTCCAGAAACTCGAGAGCGAGTTCGGCTCCACGCGCAGCTACCTGGAGGTCGAGCTGCGGCGCGCGCAGGAGGAGCTCGAGAAGGTCACTTTGAAGCTGCGCAGGTCAGG GATTCAAAGCAACTACATGTCGCTGCAGCGGATCAACCGGGAGCTGGAGCAGAAGCTGTACCGCATG gGCAAGCACTACGACGAGGAGAAGCGAGCTCTGAGCCACGAGATCGTCGCTCTCAACAACCACCTGCTGGAGGCCAAGATGACCATCGACAAGCTGGCCGAGGACAAC GAGCTCTATAGGAAGGACTGCAATCTAGCGGCCCAGCTGCTGCAGTGCAGCCAGACCTACGGCAGGGTCCATAAGGTGTCCGAG ctGCCCGCGGAATTCCAGGAGCGCTTGAGCCTGCACCTGGAGAAGCACGGCTGCAGCATGCCGTCCTCGCACTGCCGCCCCGGCAGCGTGCCGCTCTGCGTCATTGCCAAGGTGCTGGAGAAGCCGGAGCCCAGCAGCCTGTCCTCCCCCCTGTCGATGTCGGTCTCGGTGTCGGATGCCTCCACCCGAGACCTGGCCTTCCGCGAGGGGATGCCCAAGTCGAGCCTGCTGCCCCCCTACAAGGAGGATGCCTACTGCAGCGACTCGGCCCTCTTCTGCCCCGAGAGCCGCGACCGCGACCGGCGGCCCAGCGTGGACGCGGTCGCCAGCGACATGAGCTTCCTGCAGACCCAGAATTCCACCGACAGCGCctgcggggaggaggaggccggggCGGCGGCCTACCCCGAGGCCTACCCCGAGGAGGAGTTCCGGCGCGAGGCCTTCCCCAGCTACACGGCCTCGCTGCCCACGTCCAGCTCCTACTCGAGCTTCAGCGCCACGTCGGAGGAGAGGGAGCACGGCGAGGCCAGCACCATGACCGCCTCGCAGCGGGCCGTCTACCTGGATGGCCGCGAGCAGCTCTTCCAgcgccagccggcccccacctacCAGAGCAGCCGGCCCTATGCCAAGGCCTCGGGGGCCCTGCTGGAAGCCCCGGTGCCCCCTGAGTTCGAGCTTGAGACGACCTTCCCCTCCTACCAGGCTGAGCCCTTCAGCCTCCAGGCCGTCCCCAAGACCCTGGTGTCTCCCAACCTGTGGAGCCTGCGGGCCAAGTCCCCGTCGTCCCGCATGCCCCGGGGGGAGGCGCGCAGCCCGCGCGAGCAGTGGCGCCCCGTGCACGTGGAGGAGATGGGGGCCCACGCCTTCCCGGTCCCCTCGCGGCGCCTCTCGCCCCGCAGCTTCTCCCAGCGCCACTACGCCAGCGTGGCGCATGGCCGCGCCAGCCCCCTGTACGCCAGCTACAAGGCCGACAACTTCTCGGAGGACGACGACTTCTCCCAGGGCCACCTGGCCGAATCCTGCTTCCTCGGGGCGTGCGGCTCTGCCAAGCCGATGCCCAGCTACGCCGCCAGCGAAGATGATGGCGACAGGCCCCAGGGCCAGCTGTGCGGGGTGGCCAGCCCCGAGCCCGACAGCCTCTTCGGCTCCAGAGATTCCTTCGAGCCCAGCTCCATGGAGGGCTCCCCTGAAATGCATCCCGCGGCCCGCCGGAACCCCCAGGCAGCCTTCTCCCGGAGCCGGAGCTCCGGCCTCAGCCGCAAGGATAGCCTCACCAAAGCCCAGCTCTACGGAACCCTGCTCAACTAA
- the BEGAIN gene encoding brain-enriched guanylate kinase-associated protein isoform X2 gives MWTGGRRPGRLRRAASAADMDKLRLRSPWVPSCLGQSCTLQGRRTRSSPSLWDSVLQEQKSELRKRLSYTTHRLQKLESEFGSTRSYLEVELRRAQEELEKVTLKLRRIQSNYMSLQRINRELEQKLYRMGKHYDEEKRALSHEIVALNNHLLEAKMTIDKLAEDNELYRKDCNLAAQLLQCSQTYGRVHKVSELPAEFQERLSLHLEKHGCSMPSSHCRPGSVPLCVIAKVLEKPEPSSLSSPLSMSVSVSDASTRDLAFREGMPKSSLLPPYKEDAYCSDSALFCPESRDRDRRPSVDAVASDMSFLQTQNSTDSACGEEEAGAAAYPEAYPEEEFRREAFPSYTASLPTSSSYSSFSATSEEREHGEASTMTASQRAVYLDGREQLFQRQPAPTYQSSRPYAKASGALLEAPVPPEFELETTFPSYQAEPFSLQAVPKTLVSPNLWSLRAKSPSSRMPRGEARSPREQWRPVHVEEMGAHAFPVPSRRLSPRSFSQRHYASVAHGRASPLYASYKADNFSEDDDFSQGHLAESCFLGACGSAKPMPSYAASEDDGDRPQGQLCGVASPEPDSLFGSRDSFEPSSMEGSPEMHPAARRNPQAAFSRSRSSGLSRKDSLTKAQLYGTLLN, from the exons CGTGTTGCAGGAGCAGAAGAGCGAGCTGCGCAAGCGGCTGTCCTACACCACGCACAGGCTCCAGAAACTCGAGAGCGAGTTCGGCTCCACGCGCAGCTACCTGGAGGTCGAGCTGCGGCGCGCGCAGGAGGAGCTCGAGAAGGTCACTTTGAAGCTGCGCAG GATTCAAAGCAACTACATGTCGCTGCAGCGGATCAACCGGGAGCTGGAGCAGAAGCTGTACCGCATG gGCAAGCACTACGACGAGGAGAAGCGAGCTCTGAGCCACGAGATCGTCGCTCTCAACAACCACCTGCTGGAGGCCAAGATGACCATCGACAAGCTGGCCGAGGACAAC GAGCTCTATAGGAAGGACTGCAATCTAGCGGCCCAGCTGCTGCAGTGCAGCCAGACCTACGGCAGGGTCCATAAGGTGTCCGAG ctGCCCGCGGAATTCCAGGAGCGCTTGAGCCTGCACCTGGAGAAGCACGGCTGCAGCATGCCGTCCTCGCACTGCCGCCCCGGCAGCGTGCCGCTCTGCGTCATTGCCAAGGTGCTGGAGAAGCCGGAGCCCAGCAGCCTGTCCTCCCCCCTGTCGATGTCGGTCTCGGTGTCGGATGCCTCCACCCGAGACCTGGCCTTCCGCGAGGGGATGCCCAAGTCGAGCCTGCTGCCCCCCTACAAGGAGGATGCCTACTGCAGCGACTCGGCCCTCTTCTGCCCCGAGAGCCGCGACCGCGACCGGCGGCCCAGCGTGGACGCGGTCGCCAGCGACATGAGCTTCCTGCAGACCCAGAATTCCACCGACAGCGCctgcggggaggaggaggccggggCGGCGGCCTACCCCGAGGCCTACCCCGAGGAGGAGTTCCGGCGCGAGGCCTTCCCCAGCTACACGGCCTCGCTGCCCACGTCCAGCTCCTACTCGAGCTTCAGCGCCACGTCGGAGGAGAGGGAGCACGGCGAGGCCAGCACCATGACCGCCTCGCAGCGGGCCGTCTACCTGGATGGCCGCGAGCAGCTCTTCCAgcgccagccggcccccacctacCAGAGCAGCCGGCCCTATGCCAAGGCCTCGGGGGCCCTGCTGGAAGCCCCGGTGCCCCCTGAGTTCGAGCTTGAGACGACCTTCCCCTCCTACCAGGCTGAGCCCTTCAGCCTCCAGGCCGTCCCCAAGACCCTGGTGTCTCCCAACCTGTGGAGCCTGCGGGCCAAGTCCCCGTCGTCCCGCATGCCCCGGGGGGAGGCGCGCAGCCCGCGCGAGCAGTGGCGCCCCGTGCACGTGGAGGAGATGGGGGCCCACGCCTTCCCGGTCCCCTCGCGGCGCCTCTCGCCCCGCAGCTTCTCCCAGCGCCACTACGCCAGCGTGGCGCATGGCCGCGCCAGCCCCCTGTACGCCAGCTACAAGGCCGACAACTTCTCGGAGGACGACGACTTCTCCCAGGGCCACCTGGCCGAATCCTGCTTCCTCGGGGCGTGCGGCTCTGCCAAGCCGATGCCCAGCTACGCCGCCAGCGAAGATGATGGCGACAGGCCCCAGGGCCAGCTGTGCGGGGTGGCCAGCCCCGAGCCCGACAGCCTCTTCGGCTCCAGAGATTCCTTCGAGCCCAGCTCCATGGAGGGCTCCCCTGAAATGCATCCCGCGGCCCGCCGGAACCCCCAGGCAGCCTTCTCCCGGAGCCGGAGCTCCGGCCTCAGCCGCAAGGATAGCCTCACCAAAGCCCAGCTCTACGGAACCCTGCTCAACTAA
- the BEGAIN gene encoding brain-enriched guanylate kinase-associated protein isoform X3 — protein sequence MDKLRLRSPWVPSCLGQSCTLQGRRTRSSPSLWDSVLQEQKSELRKRLSYTTHRLQKLESEFGSTRSYLEVELRRAQEELEKVTLKLRRSGIQSNYMSLQRINRELEQKLYRMGKHYDEEKRALSHEIVALNNHLLEAKMTIDKLAEDNELYRKDCNLAAQLLQCSQTYGRVHKVSELPAEFQERLSLHLEKHGCSMPSSHCRPGSVPLCVIAKVLEKPEPSSLSSPLSMSVSVSDASTRDLAFREGMPKSSLLPPYKEDAYCSDSALFCPESRDRDRRPSVDAVASDMSFLQTQNSTDSACGEEEAGAAAYPEAYPEEEFRREAFPSYTASLPTSSSYSSFSATSEEREHGEASTMTASQRAVYLDGREQLFQRQPAPTYQSSRPYAKASGALLEAPVPPEFELETTFPSYQAEPFSLQAVPKTLVSPNLWSLRAKSPSSRMPRGEARSPREQWRPVHVEEMGAHAFPVPSRRLSPRSFSQRHYASVAHGRASPLYASYKADNFSEDDDFSQGHLAESCFLGACGSAKPMPSYAASEDDGDRPQGQLCGVASPEPDSLFGSRDSFEPSSMEGSPEMHPAARRNPQAAFSRSRSSGLSRKDSLTKAQLYGTLLN from the exons CGTGTTGCAGGAGCAGAAGAGCGAGCTGCGCAAGCGGCTGTCCTACACCACGCACAGGCTCCAGAAACTCGAGAGCGAGTTCGGCTCCACGCGCAGCTACCTGGAGGTCGAGCTGCGGCGCGCGCAGGAGGAGCTCGAGAAGGTCACTTTGAAGCTGCGCAGGTCAGG GATTCAAAGCAACTACATGTCGCTGCAGCGGATCAACCGGGAGCTGGAGCAGAAGCTGTACCGCATG gGCAAGCACTACGACGAGGAGAAGCGAGCTCTGAGCCACGAGATCGTCGCTCTCAACAACCACCTGCTGGAGGCCAAGATGACCATCGACAAGCTGGCCGAGGACAAC GAGCTCTATAGGAAGGACTGCAATCTAGCGGCCCAGCTGCTGCAGTGCAGCCAGACCTACGGCAGGGTCCATAAGGTGTCCGAG ctGCCCGCGGAATTCCAGGAGCGCTTGAGCCTGCACCTGGAGAAGCACGGCTGCAGCATGCCGTCCTCGCACTGCCGCCCCGGCAGCGTGCCGCTCTGCGTCATTGCCAAGGTGCTGGAGAAGCCGGAGCCCAGCAGCCTGTCCTCCCCCCTGTCGATGTCGGTCTCGGTGTCGGATGCCTCCACCCGAGACCTGGCCTTCCGCGAGGGGATGCCCAAGTCGAGCCTGCTGCCCCCCTACAAGGAGGATGCCTACTGCAGCGACTCGGCCCTCTTCTGCCCCGAGAGCCGCGACCGCGACCGGCGGCCCAGCGTGGACGCGGTCGCCAGCGACATGAGCTTCCTGCAGACCCAGAATTCCACCGACAGCGCctgcggggaggaggaggccggggCGGCGGCCTACCCCGAGGCCTACCCCGAGGAGGAGTTCCGGCGCGAGGCCTTCCCCAGCTACACGGCCTCGCTGCCCACGTCCAGCTCCTACTCGAGCTTCAGCGCCACGTCGGAGGAGAGGGAGCACGGCGAGGCCAGCACCATGACCGCCTCGCAGCGGGCCGTCTACCTGGATGGCCGCGAGCAGCTCTTCCAgcgccagccggcccccacctacCAGAGCAGCCGGCCCTATGCCAAGGCCTCGGGGGCCCTGCTGGAAGCCCCGGTGCCCCCTGAGTTCGAGCTTGAGACGACCTTCCCCTCCTACCAGGCTGAGCCCTTCAGCCTCCAGGCCGTCCCCAAGACCCTGGTGTCTCCCAACCTGTGGAGCCTGCGGGCCAAGTCCCCGTCGTCCCGCATGCCCCGGGGGGAGGCGCGCAGCCCGCGCGAGCAGTGGCGCCCCGTGCACGTGGAGGAGATGGGGGCCCACGCCTTCCCGGTCCCCTCGCGGCGCCTCTCGCCCCGCAGCTTCTCCCAGCGCCACTACGCCAGCGTGGCGCATGGCCGCGCCAGCCCCCTGTACGCCAGCTACAAGGCCGACAACTTCTCGGAGGACGACGACTTCTCCCAGGGCCACCTGGCCGAATCCTGCTTCCTCGGGGCGTGCGGCTCTGCCAAGCCGATGCCCAGCTACGCCGCCAGCGAAGATGATGGCGACAGGCCCCAGGGCCAGCTGTGCGGGGTGGCCAGCCCCGAGCCCGACAGCCTCTTCGGCTCCAGAGATTCCTTCGAGCCCAGCTCCATGGAGGGCTCCCCTGAAATGCATCCCGCGGCCCGCCGGAACCCCCAGGCAGCCTTCTCCCGGAGCCGGAGCTCCGGCCTCAGCCGCAAGGATAGCCTCACCAAAGCCCAGCTCTACGGAACCCTGCTCAACTAA
- the BEGAIN gene encoding brain-enriched guanylate kinase-associated protein isoform X4 yields the protein MWTGGRRPGRLRRAASAADMDKLSVLQEQKSELRKRLSYTTHRLQKLESEFGSTRSYLEVELRRAQEELEKVTLKLRRSGIQSNYMSLQRINRELEQKLYRMGKHYDEEKRALSHEIVALNNHLLEAKMTIDKLAEDNELYRKDCNLAAQLLQCSQTYGRVHKVSELPAEFQERLSLHLEKHGCSMPSSHCRPGSVPLCVIAKVLEKPEPSSLSSPLSMSVSVSDASTRDLAFREGMPKSSLLPPYKEDAYCSDSALFCPESRDRDRRPSVDAVASDMSFLQTQNSTDSACGEEEAGAAAYPEAYPEEEFRREAFPSYTASLPTSSSYSSFSATSEEREHGEASTMTASQRAVYLDGREQLFQRQPAPTYQSSRPYAKASGALLEAPVPPEFELETTFPSYQAEPFSLQAVPKTLVSPNLWSLRAKSPSSRMPRGEARSPREQWRPVHVEEMGAHAFPVPSRRLSPRSFSQRHYASVAHGRASPLYASYKADNFSEDDDFSQGHLAESCFLGACGSAKPMPSYAASEDDGDRPQGQLCGVASPEPDSLFGSRDSFEPSSMEGSPEMHPAARRNPQAAFSRSRSSGLSRKDSLTKAQLYGTLLN from the exons CGTGTTGCAGGAGCAGAAGAGCGAGCTGCGCAAGCGGCTGTCCTACACCACGCACAGGCTCCAGAAACTCGAGAGCGAGTTCGGCTCCACGCGCAGCTACCTGGAGGTCGAGCTGCGGCGCGCGCAGGAGGAGCTCGAGAAGGTCACTTTGAAGCTGCGCAGGTCAGG GATTCAAAGCAACTACATGTCGCTGCAGCGGATCAACCGGGAGCTGGAGCAGAAGCTGTACCGCATG gGCAAGCACTACGACGAGGAGAAGCGAGCTCTGAGCCACGAGATCGTCGCTCTCAACAACCACCTGCTGGAGGCCAAGATGACCATCGACAAGCTGGCCGAGGACAAC GAGCTCTATAGGAAGGACTGCAATCTAGCGGCCCAGCTGCTGCAGTGCAGCCAGACCTACGGCAGGGTCCATAAGGTGTCCGAG ctGCCCGCGGAATTCCAGGAGCGCTTGAGCCTGCACCTGGAGAAGCACGGCTGCAGCATGCCGTCCTCGCACTGCCGCCCCGGCAGCGTGCCGCTCTGCGTCATTGCCAAGGTGCTGGAGAAGCCGGAGCCCAGCAGCCTGTCCTCCCCCCTGTCGATGTCGGTCTCGGTGTCGGATGCCTCCACCCGAGACCTGGCCTTCCGCGAGGGGATGCCCAAGTCGAGCCTGCTGCCCCCCTACAAGGAGGATGCCTACTGCAGCGACTCGGCCCTCTTCTGCCCCGAGAGCCGCGACCGCGACCGGCGGCCCAGCGTGGACGCGGTCGCCAGCGACATGAGCTTCCTGCAGACCCAGAATTCCACCGACAGCGCctgcggggaggaggaggccggggCGGCGGCCTACCCCGAGGCCTACCCCGAGGAGGAGTTCCGGCGCGAGGCCTTCCCCAGCTACACGGCCTCGCTGCCCACGTCCAGCTCCTACTCGAGCTTCAGCGCCACGTCGGAGGAGAGGGAGCACGGCGAGGCCAGCACCATGACCGCCTCGCAGCGGGCCGTCTACCTGGATGGCCGCGAGCAGCTCTTCCAgcgccagccggcccccacctacCAGAGCAGCCGGCCCTATGCCAAGGCCTCGGGGGCCCTGCTGGAAGCCCCGGTGCCCCCTGAGTTCGAGCTTGAGACGACCTTCCCCTCCTACCAGGCTGAGCCCTTCAGCCTCCAGGCCGTCCCCAAGACCCTGGTGTCTCCCAACCTGTGGAGCCTGCGGGCCAAGTCCCCGTCGTCCCGCATGCCCCGGGGGGAGGCGCGCAGCCCGCGCGAGCAGTGGCGCCCCGTGCACGTGGAGGAGATGGGGGCCCACGCCTTCCCGGTCCCCTCGCGGCGCCTCTCGCCCCGCAGCTTCTCCCAGCGCCACTACGCCAGCGTGGCGCATGGCCGCGCCAGCCCCCTGTACGCCAGCTACAAGGCCGACAACTTCTCGGAGGACGACGACTTCTCCCAGGGCCACCTGGCCGAATCCTGCTTCCTCGGGGCGTGCGGCTCTGCCAAGCCGATGCCCAGCTACGCCGCCAGCGAAGATGATGGCGACAGGCCCCAGGGCCAGCTGTGCGGGGTGGCCAGCCCCGAGCCCGACAGCCTCTTCGGCTCCAGAGATTCCTTCGAGCCCAGCTCCATGGAGGGCTCCCCTGAAATGCATCCCGCGGCCCGCCGGAACCCCCAGGCAGCCTTCTCCCGGAGCCGGAGCTCCGGCCTCAGCCGCAAGGATAGCCTCACCAAAGCCCAGCTCTACGGAACCCTGCTCAACTAA
- the BEGAIN gene encoding brain-enriched guanylate kinase-associated protein isoform X6: protein MSLQRINRELEQKLYRMGKHYDEEKRALSHEIVALNNHLLEAKMTIDKLAEDNELYRKDCNLAAQLLQCSQTYGRVHKVSELPAEFQERLSLHLEKHGCSMPSSHCRPGSVPLCVIAKVLEKPEPSSLSSPLSMSVSVSDASTRDLAFREGMPKSSLLPPYKEDAYCSDSALFCPESRDRDRRPSVDAVASDMSFLQTQNSTDSACGEEEAGAAAYPEAYPEEEFRREAFPSYTASLPTSSSYSSFSATSEEREHGEASTMTASQRAVYLDGREQLFQRQPAPTYQSSRPYAKASGALLEAPVPPEFELETTFPSYQAEPFSLQAVPKTLVSPNLWSLRAKSPSSRMPRGEARSPREQWRPVHVEEMGAHAFPVPSRRLSPRSFSQRHYASVAHGRASPLYASYKADNFSEDDDFSQGHLAESCFLGACGSAKPMPSYAASEDDGDRPQGQLCGVASPEPDSLFGSRDSFEPSSMEGSPEMHPAARRNPQAAFSRSRSSGLSRKDSLTKAQLYGTLLN from the exons ATGTCGCTGCAGCGGATCAACCGGGAGCTGGAGCAGAAGCTGTACCGCATG gGCAAGCACTACGACGAGGAGAAGCGAGCTCTGAGCCACGAGATCGTCGCTCTCAACAACCACCTGCTGGAGGCCAAGATGACCATCGACAAGCTGGCCGAGGACAAC GAGCTCTATAGGAAGGACTGCAATCTAGCGGCCCAGCTGCTGCAGTGCAGCCAGACCTACGGCAGGGTCCATAAGGTGTCCGAG ctGCCCGCGGAATTCCAGGAGCGCTTGAGCCTGCACCTGGAGAAGCACGGCTGCAGCATGCCGTCCTCGCACTGCCGCCCCGGCAGCGTGCCGCTCTGCGTCATTGCCAAGGTGCTGGAGAAGCCGGAGCCCAGCAGCCTGTCCTCCCCCCTGTCGATGTCGGTCTCGGTGTCGGATGCCTCCACCCGAGACCTGGCCTTCCGCGAGGGGATGCCCAAGTCGAGCCTGCTGCCCCCCTACAAGGAGGATGCCTACTGCAGCGACTCGGCCCTCTTCTGCCCCGAGAGCCGCGACCGCGACCGGCGGCCCAGCGTGGACGCGGTCGCCAGCGACATGAGCTTCCTGCAGACCCAGAATTCCACCGACAGCGCctgcggggaggaggaggccggggCGGCGGCCTACCCCGAGGCCTACCCCGAGGAGGAGTTCCGGCGCGAGGCCTTCCCCAGCTACACGGCCTCGCTGCCCACGTCCAGCTCCTACTCGAGCTTCAGCGCCACGTCGGAGGAGAGGGAGCACGGCGAGGCCAGCACCATGACCGCCTCGCAGCGGGCCGTCTACCTGGATGGCCGCGAGCAGCTCTTCCAgcgccagccggcccccacctacCAGAGCAGCCGGCCCTATGCCAAGGCCTCGGGGGCCCTGCTGGAAGCCCCGGTGCCCCCTGAGTTCGAGCTTGAGACGACCTTCCCCTCCTACCAGGCTGAGCCCTTCAGCCTCCAGGCCGTCCCCAAGACCCTGGTGTCTCCCAACCTGTGGAGCCTGCGGGCCAAGTCCCCGTCGTCCCGCATGCCCCGGGGGGAGGCGCGCAGCCCGCGCGAGCAGTGGCGCCCCGTGCACGTGGAGGAGATGGGGGCCCACGCCTTCCCGGTCCCCTCGCGGCGCCTCTCGCCCCGCAGCTTCTCCCAGCGCCACTACGCCAGCGTGGCGCATGGCCGCGCCAGCCCCCTGTACGCCAGCTACAAGGCCGACAACTTCTCGGAGGACGACGACTTCTCCCAGGGCCACCTGGCCGAATCCTGCTTCCTCGGGGCGTGCGGCTCTGCCAAGCCGATGCCCAGCTACGCCGCCAGCGAAGATGATGGCGACAGGCCCCAGGGCCAGCTGTGCGGGGTGGCCAGCCCCGAGCCCGACAGCCTCTTCGGCTCCAGAGATTCCTTCGAGCCCAGCTCCATGGAGGGCTCCCCTGAAATGCATCCCGCGGCCCGCCGGAACCCCCAGGCAGCCTTCTCCCGGAGCCGGAGCTCCGGCCTCAGCCGCAAGGATAGCCTCACCAAAGCCCAGCTCTACGGAACCCTGCTCAACTAA
- the BEGAIN gene encoding brain-enriched guanylate kinase-associated protein isoform X5 has protein sequence MDKLSVLQEQKSELRKRLSYTTHRLQKLESEFGSTRSYLEVELRRAQEELEKVTLKLRRSGIQSNYMSLQRINRELEQKLYRMGKHYDEEKRALSHEIVALNNHLLEAKMTIDKLAEDNELYRKDCNLAAQLLQCSQTYGRVHKVSELPAEFQERLSLHLEKHGCSMPSSHCRPGSVPLCVIAKVLEKPEPSSLSSPLSMSVSVSDASTRDLAFREGMPKSSLLPPYKEDAYCSDSALFCPESRDRDRRPSVDAVASDMSFLQTQNSTDSACGEEEAGAAAYPEAYPEEEFRREAFPSYTASLPTSSSYSSFSATSEEREHGEASTMTASQRAVYLDGREQLFQRQPAPTYQSSRPYAKASGALLEAPVPPEFELETTFPSYQAEPFSLQAVPKTLVSPNLWSLRAKSPSSRMPRGEARSPREQWRPVHVEEMGAHAFPVPSRRLSPRSFSQRHYASVAHGRASPLYASYKADNFSEDDDFSQGHLAESCFLGACGSAKPMPSYAASEDDGDRPQGQLCGVASPEPDSLFGSRDSFEPSSMEGSPEMHPAARRNPQAAFSRSRSSGLSRKDSLTKAQLYGTLLN, from the exons CGTGTTGCAGGAGCAGAAGAGCGAGCTGCGCAAGCGGCTGTCCTACACCACGCACAGGCTCCAGAAACTCGAGAGCGAGTTCGGCTCCACGCGCAGCTACCTGGAGGTCGAGCTGCGGCGCGCGCAGGAGGAGCTCGAGAAGGTCACTTTGAAGCTGCGCAGGTCAGG GATTCAAAGCAACTACATGTCGCTGCAGCGGATCAACCGGGAGCTGGAGCAGAAGCTGTACCGCATG gGCAAGCACTACGACGAGGAGAAGCGAGCTCTGAGCCACGAGATCGTCGCTCTCAACAACCACCTGCTGGAGGCCAAGATGACCATCGACAAGCTGGCCGAGGACAAC GAGCTCTATAGGAAGGACTGCAATCTAGCGGCCCAGCTGCTGCAGTGCAGCCAGACCTACGGCAGGGTCCATAAGGTGTCCGAG ctGCCCGCGGAATTCCAGGAGCGCTTGAGCCTGCACCTGGAGAAGCACGGCTGCAGCATGCCGTCCTCGCACTGCCGCCCCGGCAGCGTGCCGCTCTGCGTCATTGCCAAGGTGCTGGAGAAGCCGGAGCCCAGCAGCCTGTCCTCCCCCCTGTCGATGTCGGTCTCGGTGTCGGATGCCTCCACCCGAGACCTGGCCTTCCGCGAGGGGATGCCCAAGTCGAGCCTGCTGCCCCCCTACAAGGAGGATGCCTACTGCAGCGACTCGGCCCTCTTCTGCCCCGAGAGCCGCGACCGCGACCGGCGGCCCAGCGTGGACGCGGTCGCCAGCGACATGAGCTTCCTGCAGACCCAGAATTCCACCGACAGCGCctgcggggaggaggaggccggggCGGCGGCCTACCCCGAGGCCTACCCCGAGGAGGAGTTCCGGCGCGAGGCCTTCCCCAGCTACACGGCCTCGCTGCCCACGTCCAGCTCCTACTCGAGCTTCAGCGCCACGTCGGAGGAGAGGGAGCACGGCGAGGCCAGCACCATGACCGCCTCGCAGCGGGCCGTCTACCTGGATGGCCGCGAGCAGCTCTTCCAgcgccagccggcccccacctacCAGAGCAGCCGGCCCTATGCCAAGGCCTCGGGGGCCCTGCTGGAAGCCCCGGTGCCCCCTGAGTTCGAGCTTGAGACGACCTTCCCCTCCTACCAGGCTGAGCCCTTCAGCCTCCAGGCCGTCCCCAAGACCCTGGTGTCTCCCAACCTGTGGAGCCTGCGGGCCAAGTCCCCGTCGTCCCGCATGCCCCGGGGGGAGGCGCGCAGCCCGCGCGAGCAGTGGCGCCCCGTGCACGTGGAGGAGATGGGGGCCCACGCCTTCCCGGTCCCCTCGCGGCGCCTCTCGCCCCGCAGCTTCTCCCAGCGCCACTACGCCAGCGTGGCGCATGGCCGCGCCAGCCCCCTGTACGCCAGCTACAAGGCCGACAACTTCTCGGAGGACGACGACTTCTCCCAGGGCCACCTGGCCGAATCCTGCTTCCTCGGGGCGTGCGGCTCTGCCAAGCCGATGCCCAGCTACGCCGCCAGCGAAGATGATGGCGACAGGCCCCAGGGCCAGCTGTGCGGGGTGGCCAGCCCCGAGCCCGACAGCCTCTTCGGCTCCAGAGATTCCTTCGAGCCCAGCTCCATGGAGGGCTCCCCTGAAATGCATCCCGCGGCCCGCCGGAACCCCCAGGCAGCCTTCTCCCGGAGCCGGAGCTCCGGCCTCAGCCGCAAGGATAGCCTCACCAAAGCCCAGCTCTACGGAACCCTGCTCAACTAA